One window of the Zea mays cultivar B73 chromosome 3, Zm-B73-REFERENCE-NAM-5.0, whole genome shotgun sequence genome contains the following:
- the LOC103650125 gene encoding uncharacterized protein, with protein MERGDGGGGMAPRGGVVGSGAMLGLDMHLAQQRMHQAAAFQHQQDSHNGGFQLQQPSPVAVRQQQPPPSSFMPYSTNTSSSRVVVSAAAVGHDDEMVGNGGGGKGGVVVQQQQQQQLASAGCPWTRMKWTDAMVRLLIRVVYSVGDDGEGVATAGGAGGAAKAGPGHAAAAQQQKKGKWKSVSHAMMDKGFVVSPQQCEDKFNDLNKRYKRVVDLLGRGRACRVVENHALLDAIDELTPKAKNEARKLLSSKHLFFREMCAYHNSIAAAGSNLPPHGGGGAAGDTACLHHPPPAPVAAAASSAARYAHAQQHAAPSPQGMKDSSTDVADDSDDAMSDNGDEDEDEEEEDGPVYRSRRPRSRQHSGGRGKRGRGMDGAASEDLEDEADGGGGRRSRTAAAPDPSAILRQLKSELAAATAAAMDPQQARSWVRRRAVEVEEQQIVLESHAYYLERQRLKWERFRASKERDMERSRLQNDRLRIESRRLLLMLRHKDVDLDMAEANSSSVDHHTGASPLAAHQQQPIGSSPSPSTAGHPN; from the coding sequence ATGGAGAGGGGCGACGGAGGAGGAGGAATGGCGCCGCGGGGCGGCGTGGTGGGGTCCGGGGCAATGCTGGGGCTGGACATGCACCTCGCCCAGCAGCGGATGCACCAGGCCGCCGCGTTCCAGCACCAGCAGGACAGCCACAACGGTGGGTTCCAGCTGCAGCAGCCGTCGCCGGTGGCGGTGAGGCAGCAACAGCCGCCGCCGTCGTCGTTCATGCCCTACTCCACCAACACGTCGTCGTCCAGGGTCGTGGTGAGCGCGGCAGCGGTGGGTCACGACGACGAAATGGTGGGCAACGGCGGCGGCGGGAAGGGCGGAGTGgtggtgcagcagcagcagcagcagcagctggcgTCGGCGGGGTGCCCGTGGACGAGGATGAAGTGGACGGACGCCATGGTGCGCCTGCTCATCAGGGTGGTGTACAGCGTCGGGGACGACGGCGAGGGCGTGGCGACGGCTGGCGGCGCCGGGGGAGCGGCCAAGGCGGGCCCCGGCCACGCGGCGGCGGCGCAGCAGCAGAAGAAGGGCAAGTGGAAGTCGGTGTCACACGCCATGATGGACAAGGGCTTCGTGGTGTCGCCGCAGCAGTGCGAGGACAAGTTCAACGACCTGAACAAGCGCTACAAGCGCGTGGTCGACCTGCTGGGCCGCGGCCGCGCCTGCCGCGTGGTCGAGAACCACGCGCTGCTGGACGCCATCGACGAGCTCACGCCCAAGGCCAAGAACGAGGCGCGCAAGCTGCTCAGCTCCAAGCACCTCTTCTTCCGCGAGATGTGCGCCTACCACAATAGCATCGCCGCCGCGGGCTCGAACCTGCCgccgcacggcggcggcggcgcggcgggcgaCACCGCCTGCCTCCACCACCCGCCGCCGGCGCCCGTGGCCGCCGCGGCCTCGTCTGCCGCTCGCTACGCCCACGCGCAGCAGCATGCGGCACCGTCCCCGCAGGGGATGAAGGACTCCTCCACTGACGTCGCAGACGACAGCGACGATGCCATGAGCGAcaacggggacgaggacgaggacgaggaggaggaggacggccCCGTGTACCGCAGCCGCCGCCCCAGAAGTCGTCAGCACAGCGGCGGGCGCGGCAAGCGCGGGCGTGGCATGGATGGCGCCGCGTCCGAGGACCTCGAGGACGAGGCGGACGGCGGCGGTGGGAGACGCTCGAGGACGGCGGCGGCACCCGACCCGTCGGCGATACTGCGGCAGCTGAAGAGCGAGCTCGCGGCTGCGACCGCCGCGGCGATGGACCCGCAGCAGGCCAGGAGCTGGGTGCGCCGCCGCGCGGTGGAGGTGGAGGAGCAGCAGATCGTCCTGGAGTCCCACGCGTACTACCTGGAGCGCCAGCGGCTGAAGTGGGAGCGGTTCCGCGCCAGCAAGGAGCGCGACATGGAACGCTCCCGCCTGCAGAACGACCGCCTCCGCATCGAGAGCCGACGCCTGCTGCTCATGCTCCGCCACAAGGACGTCGACCTCGACATGGCCGAGGCGAACTCTTCCTCCGTCGACCACCACACCGGCGCGTCGCCGCTCGCAGCACACCAGCAGCAGCCGATTGGGTCCAGCCCCAGCCCGTCCACCGCCGGCCACCCAAACTAG